From the genome of Candidatus Electrothrix communis, one region includes:
- a CDS encoding 4Fe-4S binding protein: protein MKETVPKENLLEYSGRYLRKVFTGFSSLIQGMDITIKYFLNPKTVITQQYPENRDTLEMFERFRGPLSMPHDENGENACTSCGICEKACPNGSISVLSTKDLSGRKVLGQYVYRISQCAFCGLCVEACPFGAIAMTRDFELTVYDRNELTWVLNKPQNTSDTTQGEC, encoded by the coding sequence ATGAAAGAAACCGTCCCCAAAGAAAACCTGCTGGAATACAGCGGCCGCTACCTGCGTAAAGTTTTTACGGGATTCTCTTCTCTGATTCAGGGAATGGATATCACCATAAAATATTTTCTTAATCCTAAGACCGTCATCACCCAGCAGTACCCGGAAAATCGGGATACCCTGGAGATGTTCGAACGCTTTCGCGGGCCGCTGTCCATGCCGCACGATGAAAACGGTGAGAACGCCTGCACATCTTGTGGGATCTGTGAAAAGGCCTGTCCCAACGGTTCAATCTCGGTCCTGTCGACCAAGGACCTCAGCGGGCGCAAGGTGCTCGGTCAATATGTCTACCGCATTTCTCAATGCGCTTTTTGCGGACTCTGCGTGGAAGCCTGTCCCTTCGGTGCTATTGCCATGACAAGAGATTTTGAACTGACCGTGTACGACCGAAATGAACTGACTTGGGTGCTCAATAAGCCTCAAAATACATCAGACACAACACAAGGAGAATGCTGA
- a CDS encoding NADH-quinone oxidoreductase subunit J → MTDILFYILATVLVTLSCCAVSLPNILHSAIALIGSFLITAALYIMLQIELLALAQIMLYIGGIVVFMLLIILLTTGLGVDNKLSKISIGKWLGNGLITGALFTGLLYFFTENSSSLPDAAASKTASVTIDQVGIRLLSTTNGFIVPFEVVSLLLLTALVGAVVIARKDTDKEDRS, encoded by the coding sequence ATGACTGATATTCTCTTTTATATACTGGCGACAGTTCTTGTCACGCTGTCATGCTGTGCAGTCAGCCTGCCCAATATTTTACACAGTGCTATCGCCTTGATCGGATCATTCCTTATTACTGCGGCACTGTATATCATGCTCCAGATTGAGCTGCTTGCCTTGGCGCAAATCATGCTGTACATCGGCGGAATAGTCGTTTTCATGCTGCTCATCATTCTTTTGACCACCGGGCTTGGAGTCGATAATAAACTGAGCAAAATAAGCATAGGGAAATGGCTCGGCAACGGCTTGATAACCGGAGCCTTGTTCACTGGCCTGCTGTATTTTTTCACAGAAAATAGCTCAAGCCTCCCGGACGCCGCAGCCTCAAAGACGGCATCGGTCACCATTGATCAGGTCGGTATCCGCCTGCTATCCACAACAAACGGCTTTATCGTACCGTTTGAAGTGGTCTCGCTGCTGCTGCTGACTGCACTGGTCGGTGCTGTGGTCATCGCCAGGAAAGATACTGATAAGGAGGACCGATCATGA
- the nuoK gene encoding NADH-quinone oxidoreductase subunit NuoK → MTLSHCIALSLILCGIGIFGMLTRRNLLGILLSVEVILNGANINFAAFAHFKAADPVAGAVFPIFVMAVSACEIAVALAIILSMYRRKKQLDVYRLEELNG, encoded by the coding sequence ATGACCCTTTCCCATTGCATTGCTCTTTCGTTAATCCTCTGCGGAATCGGAATATTCGGCATGCTGACCCGGCGAAACCTGCTGGGAATCCTGCTCTCGGTGGAGGTTATTCTGAACGGGGCCAACATCAACTTTGCCGCATTTGCCCATTTCAAGGCGGCAGACCCGGTTGCAGGTGCTGTGTTCCCGATCTTTGTCATGGCGGTTTCGGCCTGTGAAATCGCCGTGGCCCTGGCAATTATCCTTTCCATGTACCGCCGTAAAAAACAGCTTGATGTGTATCGGCTGGAGGAACTCAATGGCTGA